A region from the Lysobacter sp. BMK333-48F3 genome encodes:
- the modB gene encoding molybdate ABC transporter permease subunit yields MQFSDAELTAIWLSLKIATVATLASLPFGIALGWLLARVRFPGKLLLDTVLHLPLVLPPVVTGYALLVLLGSQGPLGRWLYEHWGLSFAFRWTGAALASAIMGFPLLVRAIRLSIEAVDRRLEQAASTLGANPWRVFFGVTLPLAWPGVLAGAVLSFAKALGEFGATITFVSNIPGETQTLSSAIYGLMQVPDGEAGVLRLAAVAVAISFAAVLASEWLVQRQRASAQR; encoded by the coding sequence ATGCAGTTCAGCGATGCCGAACTGACTGCGATCTGGCTCAGCCTGAAGATCGCCACGGTCGCGACCCTGGCCAGCCTGCCGTTCGGCATCGCCCTGGGCTGGTTGCTGGCGCGGGTGCGGTTTCCCGGCAAGCTGCTGCTCGACACCGTGCTGCACCTGCCGTTGGTGCTGCCGCCGGTGGTGACCGGCTACGCCCTGCTGGTCCTGCTCGGCTCGCAGGGACCGCTCGGCCGTTGGCTGTACGAGCACTGGGGCCTGAGCTTCGCGTTCCGCTGGACCGGCGCCGCGCTGGCCAGCGCGATCATGGGCTTTCCCCTGCTGGTCCGGGCGATCCGGCTGTCGATCGAAGCGGTCGACCGGCGCCTGGAGCAGGCGGCCTCGACCCTGGGCGCGAATCCTTGGCGGGTGTTCTTCGGCGTGACCCTGCCGTTGGCCTGGCCGGGCGTGCTGGCCGGCGCGGTGCTGTCCTTCGCCAAGGCGCTGGGCGAGTTCGGCGCGACCATCACCTTCGTCTCGAACATCCCCGGCGAAACCCAGACCCTGTCTTCGGCGATCTACGGCCTGATGCAGGTGCCCGACGGCGAAGCCGGCGTGCTGCGCCTGGCCGCGGTCGCGGTGGCCATATCCTTCGCCGCGGTGCTGGCCTCGGAATGGCTGGTGCAGCGCCAGCGCGCGAGCGCGCAACGATGA
- a CDS encoding ATP-binding cassette domain-containing protein gives MSAAPTFLLDLELRRGDFLRRVEIRSEQRVIAVIGESGAGKTSLLHAIAGLLRPARGRIEIAGRCLFDSAARVDLPAHRRRIGYVFQDARLFPHLDVRRNLLYGWRGEARRETRFEFDAIVELLGIGALLGRGTAGLSGGETQRVALGRALLSQPRILLLDEPLSMLDMDRRDELLPYLQRVRDETALPMIYVSHYPDEVRRIADEAHRIG, from the coding sequence ATGAGCGCCGCGCCGACCTTCCTGCTCGACTTGGAACTGCGCCGCGGCGATTTCCTGCGCCGGGTCGAGATCCGCAGCGAGCAACGGGTGATCGCCGTGATCGGCGAATCCGGCGCCGGCAAGACCTCGCTGCTGCACGCCATCGCCGGCCTGCTGCGGCCGGCGCGCGGCCGGATCGAGATCGCCGGCCGCTGCCTGTTCGACAGCGCCGCGCGCGTCGACCTGCCGGCGCACCGGCGCCGGATCGGCTACGTGTTCCAGGACGCGCGCCTGTTTCCGCACCTGGACGTGCGCCGCAACCTGCTCTACGGCTGGCGCGGCGAGGCCCGGCGCGAAACCCGTTTCGAGTTCGACGCCATCGTCGAGCTGCTCGGCATCGGCGCCCTGCTAGGCCGCGGCACCGCCGGCCTGTCCGGCGGCGAGACCCAGCGCGTCGCGCTGGGCCGCGCCCTGCTGTCGCAGCCGCGCATCCTGCTGCTCGACGAACCGCTGTCGATGCTGGACATGGACCGCCGCGACGAGCTGCTGCCGTATCTGCAGCGGGTCCGCGACGAGACCGCGCTGCCGATGATCTACGTCAGCCATTACCCGGACGAAGTGCGGCGCATCGCCGACGAAGCGCATCGCATCGGCTGA
- a CDS encoding prolyl oligopeptidase family serine peptidase: protein MRLLSAACLGLLSIAATACQTTAPATGGEFLPRELSLAGRTYRYQVFVPAPHRYQGRPAVVLFLNGSGERGDDGARQTQAGLGPYLRRHAAEFPAIVVFPQAPDDTEWTQDAGPIAMATLDAALGEFRGDPDRVYLTGMSMGGYGTWELALQHPQRFAALVPVCGGITVDWTDARPGMRAHSVADAADPFAAAAQRLREVPVWIFHGGKDDVVPPAQSRRMDAALKAAGARDARYTEFAAANHNSWDAAYAYAPMWRWLFAQRRGR, encoded by the coding sequence ATGCGTCTTCTGAGCGCCGCCTGCCTGGGCCTGCTGTCGATCGCCGCCACTGCCTGCCAGACCACCGCCCCCGCGACCGGCGGCGAGTTCCTGCCGCGCGAGCTGAGCCTGGCAGGCAGGACCTATCGCTACCAGGTCTTCGTACCGGCACCGCACCGGTACCAGGGCCGGCCCGCGGTGGTGCTGTTCCTCAACGGGTCCGGCGAACGCGGCGACGACGGCGCCAGGCAGACCCAGGCCGGCCTGGGGCCCTACTTGCGCCGGCATGCCGCCGAGTTCCCAGCGATCGTCGTGTTCCCGCAAGCGCCCGACGACACCGAATGGACCCAGGACGCCGGCCCGATCGCGATGGCGACCCTGGACGCGGCGCTGGGCGAATTCCGCGGCGACCCGGACCGGGTCTACCTGACCGGCATGTCGATGGGCGGCTACGGCACCTGGGAGCTGGCCCTGCAGCATCCGCAGCGCTTCGCCGCCCTGGTGCCGGTCTGCGGCGGCATCACCGTCGACTGGACCGATGCGCGCCCGGGCATGCGCGCGCACAGCGTCGCCGATGCCGCCGACCCGTTCGCCGCGGCCGCGCAGCGCCTGCGCGAGGTGCCGGTCTGGATCTTCCACGGCGGCAAGGACGATGTGGTGCCACCGGCGCAATCGCGGCGCATGGACGCGGCGCTGAAAGCGGCCGGCGCGCGCGACGCGCGCTATACCGAATTCGCCGCGGCCAACCACAACAGCTGGGACGCCGCCTACGCCTACGCGCCGATGTGGCGGTGGCTGTTCGCCCAGCGCCGCGGCCGCTGA